A stretch of DNA from Micromonospora sp. WMMD1155:
GCGGGTCAACGCGTACCCGCCGTCGGCGCCGCGATGGCTGTGCAGCAGACCGGCCCGGCGCAGGTCCAGCAGGATGCCCTGGAGGAAGCTGAGCGGGATGTCCTGCGCCTCGGCCAGGCTGGCGGCCTTCATCACCTCGCCGTCCTCGCCGTCGCCGGCACCACCGGCGGCGACGGCGAGCATCGCCCGGAGCGCGTAGTCGCTGCGCGCGGAGACGTACACGGGTCAGTTGCCCGCCTGGTCGAGCACGCCCCAGCGTCGCCGGATCGCCTTGTCGGCCGCGCCGAAGGCGGCGTCCACGCCGAGACCGAGCACCAGGATGACGATCATCGTGGAGAGCAACCAGGGCGCGTCGGACAACTCGCGGGAGTACGTCAGTTGTGCGCCCAGCGACGTCTGCGAGATCCCGACCACGATCAGTTCACCGGCCATCAGGCTGCGCCAGGAGAACGCCCACCCCTGCTTGAGCCCGGCGACGATCGCCGGCAGGGCGGCCGGCGCGATGACGTACCGGTAGAGGTTGAGCCCTCGGGCGCCGAGGTTGCGGCCGGCGCGCAGCAGCAGCGGCGGCACGTAGTCCACACCGGAGATCACCCCGTTGGCGATGGACGGCGCGGCACCGAGCACCACCACGAAGAAGATCGCCTTCTCGCTCAGCTCGAAGAGCAGG
This window harbors:
- a CDS encoding Rrf2 family transcriptional regulator; amino-acid sequence: MYVSARSDYALRAMLAVAAGGAGDGEDGEVMKAASLAEAQDIPLSFLQGILLDLRRAGLLHSHRGADGGYALTRPPDEITVGDVLRAVGGSLTTVRGLPAERAGYHGVAAGLTDVWLAVHGAIATVVDSTSLADLLTHAPRTS
- a CDS encoding ABC transporter permease, giving the protein MANDTLTSAARTDAQISGLDALEIAGRDTEVSRGARIWSATWPKLAALAIAIAAWQVVVWSGWKPPYSLPGPLEVGRELVTQAQGPQLWDGLLTTLRRAAVGYVFSVAVGLLLGLAVARSKVLRAAIGSMITALQTMPSIAWFPLAILLFELSEKAIFFVVVLGAAPSIANGVISGVDYVPPLLLRAGRNLGARGLNLYRYVIAPAALPAIVAGLKQGWAFSWRSLMAGELIVVGISQTSLGAQLTYSRELSDAPWLLSTMIVILVLGLGVDAAFGAADKAIRRRWGVLDQAGN